DNA sequence from the Halobacterium sp. DL1 genome:
GTCGCCAGTGAGGCCGTCGTCGTCCGCCGGCAGGCGGTTCGCGACCACGCTGTCGGCCTCGGCGTCCGCCGCCTCGAGGGCCGCCTCCACGCCCGGCGCGAACCCACCGGTGAGGACGACGACGGTGACGCCGGCGTCCCGGAGCGAGCGAATCAGGTCGCCGGCCCCCTCCCGCAGGCGGACGTCGCCGTAGACGTCCTCGGTGTCGTCGTTCGAGAGGCCCGCGACGAGTTTCGCGCGCTCCCGGAGGCTCTCCGGATAGGAGAGTTCCCCGCGCATCGCGCGCTCGGTTATCTCGGCGACCTCGTCGCCGACGCCGTGGCGCGCGGCGAGTCGGTCGAGCATCTCGGAGTCGGCGAGCGTGCCGTCGAAGTCGAACGCGACCAGAGTCATTACGGGGTCGTTCGCGGCGGGGCGGGAAAAACGTCGCTGCCGTGGCAGAGATTGGGGCTACGTGTCGGGGGCGTACCGGTCGAGGACGCGCTCCCGGCTCTCGACGAGTGCGCCCAGGTGGTCGACGCCCGCGAGGACGGAGCACTCGCAGTCCGGGAGGCGGTTGGCTACCCTGCGCGCACCGTCGACGGGCACGTTGGCGTCGTCCTCGCCGTGCCACCACCGCACCTCGGCGTCGACGGCTGAAAGCGGGAACGTCCAGTCGCCGGTGAACTGCCGGGACTCCCGGACGACGCCGGCGCGGTGCGCCGCGAGCGCCTCGAGGAAGTCCCGCTTCACGAGTTCTCGAACCGCCTCCGGTAGGTCCTCCCCGCCGTCGGTCGTGTACTGGGCGACGACGAACGACGCCGGGAGGCGACGGGCCGCCCACGCCTGCCCCCGGAGCAGTCCACCCAGGAGGCGGGGCGCGTGCTCGGCGAGCGACCCGAGCACGCGCTGCGGGGTCGGCGTCTCCTCGCGGACCGAGGCGGGCACCCCACCAGACACCACGTCGACGTCCCCGACGCGGTCGGCGTTCGCGGCGGCCGCCGCGAGGGCGTGGGGGGCTCCCCCGGAGAACGCCACGAGGTCCGCGCTCTCGACGCCAGCGTCGTCGAGGACGGCCGCGAGCAGTTCCGGGGAATCGGTCTGGTCGTACTCCGCGACCGGCGGCGTCTCCCCGTAGCCGGGCCGGTCGAAGGAGAGCACGCGCACGCCCCGGGTCTGCGCCGGGTCGTCGTACAGTCCGGCGAGCAGTCGCGACCCGGGCGTGCCGTGGAAGAACACGACCGGTTCGCCGTCCGGGTCGCCGAACTCGGTGTACGCTACCGGTGTGCCGTCGTAGTCGGCGGTGCGCCCGGCACGTTGCTCGTCGGTCGTCGCTGTCGTCGCGCTCACGCGTCGAAGTTGCGGCCGGCGACAGGAGGGCGTTTCGTCGGATGCATCCGGTCTTTTAAGTTAACCGCGGCATCACTGCCGGTGTGAAACGCGTCGCCTTCGCTGCCGACTATCCCGTCGACCTGACCCACCCGCTCCACCGGGCGGTCGTCGAACACGCCGCCGTCTCGCGCGCCGAGGTGCTGACGTGGGGGCCGGTCGGGAGCGCGACGACGCTGATCTGGGTCGACGCGGACCGCGAGACCGCGACGGAGATGCTCGAATCCGAGCCGGTCGCCGAGACGAGTCTCGTCGCGGGCGACGGCGGCACCTACGCGTTCACACGCCAGACAGAGTACGCGTTCGCCGACGACCTGCTGGACCTCGTCGCCGCCGCGGACGTCGCCTTCCTCCCACCGCTCGCGTTCCGCGCGGACCGCACCGCGCGCTTCGAGGCCGTGGGGGAGGCCGACGCACTCGGCGCGTTCTACGCGGCCCTCTCGGACCTGCTCGACGTCTCCGTGGAGTCGGTGCACGACTTCCAGCGCGGCGACACCCCGGCGTCGCTGACGGACCGCCAGCGCGCCGCCCTCGACACGGCACTCGACCTGGGCTACTACGACGTGCCGCGGGCGGCGTCGGTCGCGGACGTCGCCGTGGAACTCGACTGCGCGACGAGCACGGCGGGTGAACTCCTCCGGAAAGCCGAGGCGTGCGTCGTCCGGGACGCCGTCGGCGGCGCGTAGCCCGGCAAACGCCGCCGGAGGCGGACGCGAGTGTGGATAGACACGACGGCACCGCTGGCGAGAAGATACAAGATTGTGGATATTATGGCTGCTCGGAACCATCGTCAATACGTGCACGTGCGGAAACCCTTATCCCCGCGGGCGCCGACCCACACTGCATGAAGGTACTCGTCACGGACCCCATCGCGGACGCCGGTCTCGACCGGCTCCGGGACGCCGGCCACGACGTACAGACGGCCTACGACGTCGAGGGCGACGCGCTGCTCGACGCAGTCTCCGACGCCAACGCGCTCGTCGTGCGGTCTGGGACGCAGGTCACGGACGAACTGTTCGACGCCGCGCCCGAACTCGTCATCGTCGGGCGCGCGGGCATCGGCGTGGACAACATCGACATCGACGCCGCCACCGACCACGGCGTCATCGTCGCAAACGCGCCGGAGGGCAACGTCCGGGCTGCCGCCGAACACACCGTCGCGATGGCGTTCGCCACCGCGCGCTCGATTCCCCAGGCCCACGCCAGACTCGCGGGCGGCGAGTGGGCGAAGGGCGACTACCTCGGCACGGAACTCAACGGGAAGACCCTGGGCGTCGTCGGCCTCGGCCGTGTCGGCCAGGAGGTCGCCAAGCGACTCGGCGGCCTCGGCATGGACCTCGTCGCCTACGACCCGTACATCGGCGAGGACCGCGCCGAGCAGCTGGGCGCCGAACTCGTCGACTTCGAGGAGGTCGTCGACCGCGCCGACTTCCTCACCGTCCACGTCCCGCTCACAGACGAGACGGAGGGGCTCGTCGGCGAGGCGGAACTCGCGGAGATGGAGGGCGGCTACGTCGTCAACGTCGCCCGCGGCGGCGTCGTCGACGAGGACGCGCTCGCCGAGGCGGCCCAGGACGGCGTCATCGCGGGGGCGGCCCTCGACGTGTTCGCCGAAGAGCCGCTCTCGACGGAGTCGCCGCTGCTCGACGCCGAGAACGTCATCCTGACGCCGCACCTCGGCGCGTCGACG
Encoded proteins:
- a CDS encoding phosphoserine phosphatase, which produces MTLVAFDFDGTLADSEMLDRLAARHGVGDEVAEITERAMRGELSYPESLRERAKLVAGLSNDDTEDVYGDVRLREGAGDLIRSLRDAGVTVVVLTGGFAPGVEAALEAADAEADSVVANRLPADDDGLTGDVEGPLVEGTKDDALWQACGEFDETPEEAVAVGDGANDVPMLEEAGFAVGFEPKSGVDDHCDVSVSSVEELEELFGERGLLD
- a CDS encoding alpha/beta hydrolase — its product is MSATTATTDEQRAGRTADYDGTPVAYTEFGDPDGEPVVFFHGTPGSRLLAGLYDDPAQTRGVRVLSFDRPGYGETPPVAEYDQTDSPELLAAVLDDAGVESADLVAFSGGAPHALAAAAANADRVGDVDVVSGGVPASVREETPTPQRVLGSLAEHAPRLLGGLLRGQAWAARRLPASFVVAQYTTDGGEDLPEAVRELVKRDFLEALAAHRAGVVRESRQFTGDWTFPLSAVDAEVRWWHGEDDANVPVDGARRVANRLPDCECSVLAGVDHLGALVESRERVLDRYAPDT
- a CDS encoding bacterio-opsin activator, giving the protein MKRVAFAADYPVDLTHPLHRAVVEHAAVSRAEVLTWGPVGSATTLIWVDADRETATEMLESEPVAETSLVAGDGGTYAFTRQTEYAFADDLLDLVAAADVAFLPPLAFRADRTARFEAVGEADALGAFYAALSDLLDVSVESVHDFQRGDTPASLTDRQRAALDTALDLGYYDVPRAASVADVAVELDCATSTAGELLRKAEACVVRDAVGGA
- a CDS encoding 3-phosphoglycerate dehydrogenase (catalyzes the formation of 3-phosphonooxypyruvate from 3-phospho-D-glycerate in serine biosynthesis; can also reduce alpha ketoglutarate to form 2-hydroxyglutarate); protein product: MKVLVTDPIADAGLDRLRDAGHDVQTAYDVEGDALLDAVSDANALVVRSGTQVTDELFDAAPELVIVGRAGIGVDNIDIDAATDHGVIVANAPEGNVRAAAEHTVAMAFATARSIPQAHARLAGGEWAKGDYLGTELNGKTLGVVGLGRVGQEVAKRLGGLGMDLVAYDPYIGEDRAEQLGAELVDFEEVVDRADFLTVHVPLTDETEGLVGEAELAEMEGGYVVNVARGGVVDEDALAEAAQDGVIAGAALDVFAEEPLSTESPLLDAENVILTPHLGASTAAAQEHVATTTADQIVAALNDEPVLNALNAPSVDESAFGRIEPYIGLAETAGKVAAQLFDGRIERVGVRYEGDIAEEDLDLVTASAQKGVFEPLEWQVNAVNAPRVAEERGIEVTETKTRQSEDFQSLVSVTVGNSDDELTVSGTLFAGDDPRLVRIDGYRVDAIPHGHMLAARNRDEPGVIGFIGTALGEAGVNIAGMFNARETIGGEALTVYNLDEPVPSGAIEALLADDRITDVRSIELNGE